A genomic segment from Glycine soja cultivar W05 chromosome 18, ASM419377v2, whole genome shotgun sequence encodes:
- the LOC114397671 gene encoding transmembrane protein 56-B-like yields MGFALSFGSLPVLVSSYDFATPNKEIQWLGSVFTGIIFCVVVYRLTAILSSLLFKGYGKLSSAEKIEWNNRGFSTFHALFASFTSFYLLVLSDIFNKDSHEELVINRSSTFSNSVLGISIGYFLADLAMILWHFPALGGLEYVLHHGLSMFSIIQSLLCGQGQIYILMVLFSESTTPFVNLRWHLDIADLKSSKLYVWNGIALFFGWLIARIFLFMFFFIHMWTHFDEVKEIYPLGFYSLLVVPPVLAMMNLFWFWKIAKGLVKTISKAKHSI; encoded by the exons ATGGGATTTGCTTTGTCTTTTGGTTCCTTGCCTGTTTTGGTTTCCTCTTATGACTTTGCTACCCCAAATAAAGAAATTCAATGGCTGGGGTCTGTCTTCACTGGCATCATCTTCTGTGTTGTT GTTTATAGATTGACTGCTATTTTGAGTTCTCTGTTGTTCAAGGGATATGGCAAATTGAGTAGTGCAGAGAAAATTGAATGGAATAACCG GGGATTCTCAACATTTCATGCTCTGTTTGCATCATTTACGTCATTTTACCTCTTGGTGTTATCAGATATTTTCAACAAGGATTCACATGAAGAACTTGTTATTAATAGATCATCCACTTTCTCAAATTCGGTACTGGGG ATTTCTATAGGTTATTTTCTAGCAGATCTGGCAATGATTCTTTGGCATTTCCCAGCTTTAGGGGGTCTGGAATAC GTTTTACACCATGGGTTGTCCATGTTTTCAATTATCCAATCTTTGCTATGTGGTCAAGGACAGATCTACATACTAATGGTTCTTTTCTCTGAGAGCACAACTCCTTTTGTAAATCTAAGATG GCACTTGGATATTGCTGATCTTAAGAGCTCCAAACTTTACGTCTGGAATGGCATTGCATTGTTCTTCGGGTGGTTG ATTGCAAGGATTTTCctatttatgttcttttttatcCACATGTGGACCCATTTTGACGAG GTTAAGGAGATCTACCCATTGGGTTTTTACAGCTTGCTTGTGGTGCCTCCAGTGTTGGCAATGATGAATTTGTTTTGGTTCTGGAAAATTGCCAAGGGTTTGGTTAAAACTATATCAAAAGCAAAGCATAGCATATGA
- the LOC114397667 gene encoding calcium uniporter protein 6, mitochondrial-like — MWGRWWWCAGGGFLRQRVSSIGSVTSIGSFSHGYGEKLHPLDPPLLGLRGVVEVMCGGRRGGGGGAPLSVVLNQIKRGVSTSTGDGDVSNGNNGTTEDSISFSEAKKLMRLVNVESLKMKLGMEGKEVICYSELLEACESMGIARSPEEAAAFARVLDEAGVVLLFRDKVYLHPDKVVDLVRRAVPLALTADNDPMREELKKLQDKKEEIDVLAHKQVRRILWSGLGFGVITVGFFFRLTFWEFSWDVMEPIAFFTTTTGLVIGYAYFLFTSRDPTYQDFMKRLFLSRQRKLFKRQNFDIERFKELQCKCKTPLHASTVLKNRIGVELDLEDALHRD; from the exons ATGTGGGGTAGGTGGTGGTGGTGTGCTGGTGGCGGTTTTCTGAGGCAAAGGGTATCTTCAATTGGTAGTGTTACTTCAATTGGTAGTTTTAGCCATGGTTATGGAGAAAAGCTTCACCCTTTGGACCCTCCTTTGTTGGGTTTGAGGGGTGTTGTTGAAGTGATGTGTGGTGGAAGaagaggtggtggtggaggggCACCTTTATCTGTTGTGTTGAACCAAATCAAGAGGGGTGTATCAACTTCCACTGGGGATGGTGATGTCAGCAATGGCAATAATGGAACAACAGAAGATTCTATATCATTCTCTGAAGCCAAGAAGCTTATGAGATTGGTGAATGTGGAGTCACTCAAGATGAAGCTTGGTATGGAAGGGAAGGAAGTTATTTGCTATTCTGAGCTTCTTGAGGCCTGTGAAAGTATGGGGATTGCGAGGAGTCCTGAGGAGGCTGCAGCATTTGCCAGGGTTCTTGATGAGGCTGGGGTTGTTCTCCTCTTTCGGGACAAAGTTTATTTGCATCCTGATAAG GTAGTGGATCTGGTTCGAAGAGCCGTTCCACTGGCACTGACTGCTGATAACGATCCTATGAGGGAGGAGTTGAAGAAACTGCAGGACAAGAAAGAGGAAATTGATGTGTTAGCACATAAGCAGGTGCGGCGCATCCTCTGGTCTGGACTGGGATTTGGTGTAATCACTGTTGGCTTCTTCTTCCGGCTAACATTCTGGGAATTTTCATGGGATGTAATGGAACCTATTGCATTTTTTACCACAACCACTGGGTTGGTCATAGGCTATGCCTATTTCTTATTCACTTCAAGAGACCCTACTTACCAAGACTTCATGAAGAGGCTCTTTCTTTCAAGGCAGAGGAAGCTTTTTAAGAGGCAAAATTTTGACATTGAGAGATTCAAGGAGCTCCAGTGCAAGTGCAAGACACCTTTACATGCTAGTACCGTTTTAAAAAATCGCATAGGGGTGGAACTGGATCTTGAAGATGCTTTACATAGAGATTAA